In Alphaproteobacteria bacterium, the following proteins share a genomic window:
- a CDS encoding mechanosensitive ion channel, translated as MQDFLSEYEPLVASLTTLAVQHALSALGGVLILVAGWIVAGWARRTVLRAMRRVNRVDVTLTRFLAGGLRYLVLALTLLLVLAQFGIQTASFIAVLGAAGLAVGLALQGTLSNVAAGVMILFLRPFRVDEFIDAGGLMGTVDEIGLFATHMKTLDGNLLIVPNGRLWSSEVVNWSRLPTRRQDIQVGVSYSTDLDRALAVLREELDKDPRVLQDPEPMVAVNELGDSAVVILCRFWAAASDAYTTKLHLNKAIKQRLDLEGMEIPFPQRVMHMLPPQPS; from the coding sequence ATGCAGGATTTCCTGTCCGAATACGAACCCCTGGTCGCCTCGCTGACTACGCTCGCGGTGCAACACGCCTTGTCCGCTCTGGGTGGCGTCCTGATTCTGGTGGCCGGCTGGATCGTCGCTGGCTGGGCGCGACGCACGGTGCTGCGCGCCATGCGCCGGGTGAATCGGGTGGACGTGACCCTGACCCGCTTCCTCGCCGGCGGCCTCCGCTATCTGGTGCTGGCTCTCACCCTGCTCCTGGTGCTGGCGCAGTTCGGCATCCAGACCGCAAGCTTTATTGCTGTCCTCGGCGCTGCCGGTCTGGCGGTCGGCCTGGCGTTGCAGGGCACCCTGTCCAACGTGGCGGCGGGCGTGATGATTCTGTTTCTGCGCCCGTTCCGCGTCGATGAATTCATCGACGCCGGCGGCCTCATGGGCACGGTGGACGAAATCGGCCTCTTCGCCACCCACATGAAGACCCTGGACGGCAACCTGCTGATCGTTCCCAACGGGCGACTGTGGTCATCGGAGGTGGTCAACTGGAGCCGCCTGCCGACCCGCCGCCAGGACATCCAGGTAGGGGTTTCCTACAGCACCGACCTAGACCGGGCGCTGGCGGTCCTGCGTGAGGAACTGGACAAGGACCCGCGCGTCCTGCAGGACCCCGAACCCATGGTCGCCGTCAACGAGCTGGGCGACAGCGCGGTGGTCATCCTGTGCCGGTTCTGGGCGGCCGCCTCTGACGCCTATACGACGAAGCTGCATCTCAACAAGGCGATCAAGCAGCGGCTGGACCTGGAGGGCATGGAGATTCCCTTCCCGCAGCGGGTCATGCACATGCTGCCGCCACAGCCGTCATAA